Proteins encoded in a region of the Elaeis guineensis isolate ETL-2024a chromosome 7, EG11, whole genome shotgun sequence genome:
- the LOC105048209 gene encoding LOW QUALITY PROTEIN: abscisic acid receptor PYL8 (The sequence of the model RefSeq protein was modified relative to this genomic sequence to represent the inferred CDS: inserted 1 base in 1 codon) → MVGMNGGARGRTGDRAWRLADEMNSNGCCGVESEYVRRLHRHELRENQCSSTLFKHIKAPVHLVWSLVRRFDQPQKYKPFVSRCVMQGDLGIGSVREVNVKSGLPATTSTERLEFLDDNEHXLSIKIVGGDHRLKNYSSIVTLHPESIDGRPGTLVIESFVVDVPDGNTRDETCFFVEALIRCNLKSLADISERLAVQDQTEPIDR, encoded by the exons ATGGTTGGGATGAACGGCGGAGCGCGGGGGAGGACCGGCGATCGGGCGTGGAGGCTGGCTGACGAGATGAACAGCAACGGATGCTGCGGGGTGGAGTCGGAGTACGTGAGGCGGCTCCATCGGCACGAGCTCAGAGAGAATCAGTGCAGCTCCACTCTCTTCAAGCACATCAAAGCCCCTGTTCATCTC GTGTGGTCTTTGGTGAGGAGATTCGATCAGCCGCAGAAGTACAAACCCTTTGTAAGCAGATGTGTCATGCAAGGGGATCTGGGGATTGGAAGCGTGAGGGAAGTGAATGTCAAATCTGGGCTCCCTGCCACCACCAGCACTGAGAGATTGGAATTTCTTGACGACAACGAAC ATCTTAGCATCAAGATTGTGGGAGGGGATCATAGGCTCAAG AACTACTCATCCATCGTTACCCTTCACCCCGAGAGCATCGATGGGAGGCCAGGGACACTGGTGATAGAGTCATTTGTGGTGGATGTGCCCGATGGGAACACCAGAGATGAGACATGCTTTTTCGTGGAGGCCTTGATCAGGTGCAATCTCAAATCATTGGCCGACATATCAGAGCGCTTGGCGGTGCAAGATCAGACAGAGCCTATTGATCGATGA